The following proteins are encoded in a genomic region of Nicotiana sylvestris chromosome 4, ASM39365v2, whole genome shotgun sequence:
- the LOC138889231 gene encoding uncharacterized protein — MAAKKTSKVTVTHGKRVCQVLEEDNIMFDDSDADDVMIPHNDALVISLLVHDTNVKQVLIDPGEIVLTTFVEGVVKDTKFQVIDTNMAYNMILGRPWIHEMDVVPSTLHQVIKFPSQWGIKQIRGDQQASRSINSAVDSSITKNVADKK; from the exons ATGGCAGCAAAAAAGACATCAAAAGTCACAGTTACCCATGGAAAGCGAGTTTGCCAAGTTTTGGAAGAAGACAACATAATGTTTGATGATTCAGATGCAGATGACGTGATGATCCCTCACaatgatgcattggtaatatctttacttgtacatgatactaatgtgaaacaagttttaattgatccag GGGAAATAGTGCTCACCACATTTGTAGAAGGAGTAGTCAAAGATAcaaaatttcaagtgatagatacGAACATGGCTTATAATATGAttctcggcagaccttggattcatgagaTGGATGTTGTTCCGTCTACTTTGCATCAGGTTATTAAGTTCCCTTCACAATGGGGAATTAAACAAATCCGTGGTGATCAGCAGGCTTCTAGAAGTATCAATTCAGCCGTGGATTCAAGCATAACGAAAAATGTTGCAGACAAAAAATAG